In the Balaenoptera musculus isolate JJ_BM4_2016_0621 chromosome 2, mBalMus1.pri.v3, whole genome shotgun sequence genome, gcagcgGTGTgtgatggctgtggctcaccatgaggacaaggacactggcagcagaagttctgggaagtactccttggcttgagccctACCAGAGTACgacattagccccaccaaagagccaggtaggctccagtgttgggtcacctcaggccaaacaaccaacacgAGGGAACCCAGCCCgactcatcagcagacaagcagattaaagttttactgagctctacccaccagagcaacagccagctctacccaccactagtccctcccatcaggaaacttgcacaagcctcttagatagcctcatccaccagagggcagacagcagaagcaagaagaactacaatcctgcagcctgtgggaaaaaagccacattcacagagagatagacaagatgaaaaggcagagggctatgtaccagatgaaggaacaagataaaaccccagaaaaacaactaaacgaagtggagataggcaaacttccagaaaaagaattcagaataatgatagtgaaggttaTCCAGgtcctcggaaaaagaatggagataaagatcgagaagatgcaagaaatgtttaacaaagacctagaagaattaaagaacaaacaaacagagatgaacaatacaataactgaaatgaaaactacactagaaggaatcaatagcagaataactgaggcagaagaacggataagtgacctggaagacagaatggtggaattcactgacatagaacacaataaagaaaaaagaatgaaaagaaatgaagacagcctaagagacttctgggacaacattaaacgcaacaatattcacgttataggggtcccagaaggagaagagagagagaaaggatctgagaaaatatttgaagagattatagcggaaaatttccctaacatgggaaaggaaatagccacccaagtccaggaagtgcagagagtcccaggcaggataaacccaaggaggaacacaccgagacacatagtaatcaaactgacaaaaattaaagaaaaagaaaaattattgaaagcaacaagggaaaaaagacaaataacatacaagggaactcccataaggttaacagctgatttctcagcaaaaactctacaagccagaagggagtggcatgatatatagttaaagtgatgaaagggaagaagctacaaccaagattactctacccggcaaggatctcattcaaatttgacggagaaatcaaaagctttacagacaagcaaaagctaagagaattcagcaccaccaaaccagctctacaacaaatgctaaaggaacttctctaagtaggaaacacaagagaagaaaaggacctacaaaaacaaatgcataacaattaagaaaatggtaatagaaacatacatatcgataatcaccttaaatgtgaatggattaaatgctccaaccaaaagacacaggctcactgaatggatacaaaaacaagacccatatatatatgctgtctacaagagacccacttcagacctagggactcatacagactgaaagtgaggggatggaaaaagatattccatgcaaatggaaatcaaaagaaagctggagtagcaatactcatatcagataaaatagaatttaaaataaagaatgttacaagagacaaggaaggacactacataatgatcaagggatcaatgcaagaagaagatataacaataataaatatatatgcacccaacataggagcacctcaatacataaggcaactgctaacagctattaaggaggaagtcgacagtaacacaataatagtgggggactttaacacctcatacaatcatggacaggtcatccaaacagaaaattaatatggaaacacaagctttaaatgacacaatagaccagatagatttcattgacatttataggacattccatccaaaaacagcagattacactttcttctcaagtgcatacggaacattctccaggatagatcacatcttgggtcacaaatcaaacctcagtaaatttaagaaaattgaaatcatgtcaagcatcttttctaacgacaatgctatgagattagaaatcaattatggggaaaaaaacgtaaaaaacacaaacacatggatgctaaacaatacattactaaataaccaagagatcactgaagaaatcaaagaggaaatcaaaaaatacctagagacaaatgtcaatgaaaacacaacgatccaaaacctatgggatgcagaaaaagcagttctaagagggaagtttatagcaatacaagcctatctcaagaaacaagaaaaaccccaaataaagaatctaaccttacacttacaggaactagagaaagaagaacaaacaaaatccaaaattagtagaaggaaggaaatcataaagatcagagcagaaataaatggaatagaaacaaagaaaacaatagcaaagatcaataaaactaaaagttggttctttgagaagataaacaaaattgataaaccattatccagactcatcaagaaaaagagggagaggacacaaatcaataaaattagaaatgaaaaaggagaagttacaacagacaccgcagaaatacaaagcatcctaagagactactacaagcaactctatgccaataaaatggacaacctgggagaaatggacaaattcttagaaaggtataagctaccaagactgaaccaggaagaaatagaaaatatgaacacacaaatcacaagtaaggaaattgaaactgtgatttaaaatcttccaacaaacaaaagtccaggaccagatggcttcacaggtgaattctttcaaacatttagagaagagctaacacccatccttctcaaactcttccaaaaattgcagaggaaggaacactcccaaactcattctatgaggccaccatcaccctgataccaaaaccagacaaggttactaaaaaaaaaagaaaattacagaccaatatcactgatgaatatagatgcaaatatcctcaacaaaatactagcaaacagaatccaacaacacattaaaaggatcatacactatgatcaagtgggatttatcccagggatgcaaggattctacaatatatgcaaatcaatcaatgtgatacatcatattaataaattgaaaaataaaaaccatatgatcatctcaatagatgcagaaaaagcttttgacaaaatttaacacccatttatgataaaaactctccagaaagtgggcatagagggaacctacctcaacataataaaggccatatataacaaacccacagcaaacatcattctcaatggtgaaaaaatgaatgcatttactctaagatcaggaacaggacaaggatgtccactctcaccactattattcgacatagttttggaagtcctagccacagcaatcagagaagaaaaagaaataaaaggaattcaaattggaaaagaagaagtaaaactgtcactgcagatcacatgatactatacacagagaatcctaaagatgccaccagaaaactactagacctaatcaatgaatttggtaatgttgtgggatacaaaattaatgcacagaaatctcttgcattcctatacactaatgatgaaaactctgaaagagaaattaaggaaacactcccatttaccattgcaacaaaaagaataaaatacctaggaataaacctacctagggagacaaaagacctctatgcagaaaactataagacactgatgaaagaaattaaagatgatacaaacagatagagagatataccctgttcttggattggaagaatcaatattgtgaaaatgactataccaccgaaagcaatctacagattcagtgcaatccctatcagattaccaatgacattttttatagaactagaacaaaaaatcttaaaatttgtatgaagacacaaaagaccctgaatagccaaagcagtcttgagggaaaaaaacggagctggaggaatcagactccctgacttcagactatactacaaagctacagtaatcaagacaatatggtactggcacaaaaacagaaatatagatatagaacaggatagaaagcccagaggtaaacccacgcacctatggtcaactaatctatgaaaaaggagacaaggatatacaatggagaaaagacagtctcttcaacaagtggtgctgggaaaagtggacagctacatgtagaagaatgaaattagaacactccctaaccccatacacaaaaataaactcaaaatggattagggacctaaatgtaagaccagacactataaaactcttagaggaaaacataggaagaatactctttgacatatatcacagcaagatcttttttgatccacctcctagagtaatggaaataaaaacaaaaataaacaaatgggacctaatgaaacttaagagcttttgtacagctaaggaaaccataaacaagatgaaaagacaaccctcagaatgggagaaaatatttgcaaatgaatcaacggacaaaggattaatctctaaaatatataaacagctcatgcagctcaatgttaaaaaaacaaacaacccaatcaaaaaatgggcagaagacctaaatagacatttctccaaagaagacatacagatggccatgaagcacatgaaaagctgctcaccatcactaattattagagaaatgcaaatcaaaactacaatgaggtatcacctcacaccagttagaatgggcatcatcagaaaatctacaaacaacaaatgctggagagggtgtggagaaaagggaatgctcttgcactgttggtgggaatgtaagttgatacagccactatagagaacaatatggaggttccttaaaaaactaaaaatagaattaccatatgacccagcaatcccactactgggcatatacccagagaaaaccataattcaaaaagacacatgtaccccagtgttcattgcagcactatttacaatagccaggacatggaagcaacctaaatgcccatcgacagatgaatggataaagaagatgtggtacatatgtacaatggaatattactcagccataaaaaggaacgaaattgggtcatttgtagagaggtggatggatctagagactgtcatacagagtgaagtaagtcagaaagagaaaaacaaatatcatatattaatgcgtatatgtggaacctagaaaaatggtacagatgaaccagtttgcagggcagaaatagagacacagatgtagagaacaaaggtatggacaccaaggggggaaagtggggggtggtggtggtgatgaattgggagattgggattgacatatatacactaatatgtataaaatggataattaataagaacctgctgtataaaaatataaataaaattaaaaagaaaaagaaataactgtgTTAGTAAATGGTCATTCATCTTCGATTTTAGTAGATTTTGGTGCCAAGTGCAAATGCAGAAACATATGTTTGACAAGGGTAGAGTAAACTGGGACTCAGATCTGTCCTGGATGAATAGCCAGATCACTTTACCAAATAAACTACATGGACAAGAAATACTGGTTAACAGAACTGTTTAAAAGATGGACAAATTACTATGTTGCAGGGTGGCAATCCTATTGATTCTCTACTGCATCCTTTCTCTACCCTTAGGTAGTTACCCTCATCTGTATTTACAGAAAGAGATTTGGTCCAGGGCCTAGGGCATTTAAATAGTATGAATGTAACATCCATCACTTATGAGACCCTCTTTTAGtcatttaatgtaaattttaacCTCTGTACATGtattatatagttattttcacCCAGTACTTTATAGACAGGATGGACTCAGGTAATTCCTAACATTTTAAATGTGACGTACTCTGACATTAGTAACCAGAGGTTTGCAGAAGTGATATATCAGTGATCAATGGCTCCATTtgtgatggttttaaaataatggtacaaTGCCAAAGTTATTATACTTGGAATACCCCAGGTTTTGCACAACCCAAGATAATAGTGAGAATAATAAGAATGTTAGAGTTAGTGTGTATTATGTGCCTAACGTGTTCCAGGCCCTTCTTAGGTCCTTTCGTTTTTACTATCACAAAACTTTGGAAAAATACTTTTCATCTCTCAATGTAACATGTAAGATATGACCTTGCATCTCTGAAAGCCTAAGACTTTGTGCCAGACTTCATACTTAGCAGGTTGTTGAACTACTGCTGACATCCACGTGTTTATGACAAAAGTTTTTTTATCTTCCTTCTGCATCTGTCAAGATTTCTTTTCATGCTTATTTAACAGTAgcaaaaaatgaaccaaaaaaaagGTCGTTACATAACCAATTGGGGAAATGCCCAATAAACTGTTAAAAAGTGCACACTGGTGCAAACATGATTTGCTACAGACACATCTATAAAACATTAGAATCCACACCTTAAATAAGTATATGTTCTTTTTAGTGAATCTAAGAGTTACCACTATCATCTATAGGAATGGTGTGAATATGAACAGTCGTTAAATGATAAATGCGTTTAAACTCACAAAccctttttaattcattttatttcaggatGACAACCTTGGAATAGCTGTAGGATTATATAATTATCAGAGTGATTATTCATCATTTCTTCCAGAAAGTGCCAATGTGACTTTCTCCATTAGTGTTTCTTCTGTTCAaggtttttctgatttttaacatttttttcctcttctctctcttctagaACATCTTTTACATGAAAAATGATACCAACAAACATTGTAGAAAAGAGAACGGTGAAACGAACACACAGTGCAGCTATACCTATGTCTACACTAGTTATTATTTTGCCTCGAAGACCTGATTCTCTGTCAGGTGGAGGGCCACTGTCTATACTACCACCTGCTCCTCTGGAGCTACAATTTGGTGGTTTCCCACCTTGCTGACAGTGACAATGTTTTCTGTTGTTGCACACCCCTCTGTAACTGCATTTCTTGACATTACAGTCAAAACCAAGGTCTTGAAAAAAGGTACAATTTTGGCCCTTACAGTAGCTTCCTGGGCCACATGTTGCACCATCCATTACAAGCCCCATTTCTGCTACCCATGACCCATGGTGGGCATCGAACCCAAAGTAGCTTTCTAGTTTAACATCATGTACTTATATGACGAAGTGTAGTGTGCTCACCTCCACCAGGAACTTCACTGATACCACCACAGTGCAGCATTCCACAGAAAATATCATCTGCTTCACAAGGAACACTTTTACTTCCTCCTCAAGTCAAACTCACACCACAGTTCCCAAATCGGTCACCTATGATATTCAATGTTTTATAGCATGCTGGTGCAGCATCTTTTATTTTGTAGCCAAAGAGGGCTTGACACTACATATCACGGTCACTACAGTCTCCTCTCACACAAACAGCTAATGGCGAACATGGGGTTCCATCCTGGATATAAGTGTCTGTTGGACAAATATTCGATATCCCGTTACAGTATTCTGGTAGGTCACAAATACCAAGAGTATCTCTGCAAAGAGTTCCAGGTTGAGCATATTTACACTTAACGCAGCAACCTCCTTCCTTGCAATCACTGCCAATGGTGAGAACACAATGGTTCTGACAACACGGATCCCTAGCACAGTTTTTAAGGTGCCACAGTCACATTCTTCCCTCTCATTTATGATCTTGTCACCACAGCGAGGAGCTTCATAAGGAAAATTGTTGAATGGTACATTTTGTTGACTCAAACAAGGATCCCATGTAGAAATCCGTCAGTGCAGTTTGTCATAAGTACAGTTGCTCATCATATCTAGAAGACCAGGCTCACGAGCCATGACACAGCGATGTCTTCAAAAACAATGACAACCAGCTGAATCATGTGGACAGCTGAGAATATGACATAGTACATGTGCTGAAATAGTAGCACCAAAAAATATGTGATAACTTGCTAGGAATACATATGATGATCTCCAGTTGGGATTGCATATTCCATCTTGGTGGGCAAAATATTGAGTGTCATGGACTTTATTTCCAGTAAAAAGGATTGAGGTATCATGAGAATATTGTCTAAACACATACATTTTCCAATAACCAAAGTGAGCTATAGCATCCGCAATACCACTAAACTTTGACTGAGTTATATCAAAAGCATCTCTATTATTCCATATGCACAACATACGTACATGAACTTCGAGAAGATTATGCATGTAAATTGTATGGACTATGTTGTTTAAAATCATTATATTCTCAACTATACGTGTATGATTAGTGTTCATAAGATATAAGGTGTGAGAAACTGTGTAGTGAACTTTTAAGTATTTCCTATGCGGCCACCACAAATACACAGGAGCTGCTCTAGGCATCTCAGCAATCATTGCCTCCTCATATGCTTGATTTGTATCGTTCCCTTCAATCGTACATTTCTCATGCTCAGCTGATATGTCGTGtgacacaagaaaagaaatcagatgtTCAAATTTGGAAGAAGCCTCCAGTGGTTTGATTTCGTAAGTGAAGTCATCCACCTGCAGCATGCCACGCAGACCCCCATAGCAGGTGTCCAGTGTGCCCATGGACTCAGGAATCCCTTCCAGGTAGCTAAAGTAGTAACAGTCTCGGGGGATAAAAGGGTAGTCCCCCTGCATGGCGCCTTGGTCGTTATCGGTGATAACAGGAAAATGTCTGGGCAGCAAGCTCTTCTTGACTCTCATGTGAAGCACGTGTCTTTGGCCACTGAAGCGAACCTTGTAGGAGAGCTGACCTTGTGTTGCGGCTCCACGCACTCTGTGGGACACCTTCCTGGGGATCACAATTTCAGAGGAAGTGAAGCGCCATCCTGGGGGGTCATGGGAGCAGCAGGTCGGAAACAGGAGTAGCCAGAGCAGAGGCAGCCAGAGATCACCTGCCAGGTGGGCCTGGGCCCAGGCAGGCCCCATGAGTGAGGAAGCCTGTGACCAAAGAAATGCACTCCAGCGGGAGGCAGGCAAGACTGTCCCTGGAACAGCAACTCCTAAACAGCAGTCTAGTCctgaggagagcagagaggggctggaggctgggcatccccagagaggtggaggagggagggggaagctcTTATATAACAATGGTGTATTCAtgagggggaggggctgtgctAAGTGATCCTGGGGATCCTGGCACAGGGCTCTTAGAGAGGAGGAAACATGGgagaaattaggaaaaatgaaGTGTATATCTTGGGCTGAGTGGTCCCACGGTCTCTTGGAGAAGTCACAGGGGAAGAATCAGTGGGTGTGGTGCAATTTTAAGACAGtgattgcatttttttcctgaaaccaaAATGAGACAAGGCTTCAATTTGTAATTAAGAAATTACGAAATGGAGAGGAGAATGGAAGCTTCTTTTTGTAAGAATTTTGAGGAGAGAATCAGATCCTCTCacactttataaaaatggaatgtgTTGGGGGTGATTAacggaaaaaaagaataaatagtgTCATGAGTAGAAAAGGTAGGGTGGATAATAATTGTTTCTAATAAAGTTAAACTTATACTTGCCCTACATCTCAGTGATTCTAGCCATAGGACGTTCCCCACAGCGATTCGTATGtggatattcatagcagcattattcacaagttTATTCCACAGACTGGAAACAAATAACCAGTACTGAATAGATGAATGGCAAACAAACTGGCATATTCATTCAGTACGATAATCCTCAGTAAATCTGAACAAGTTTCCGACATGTGTAAGAACATGGATGTATCTATCTCATAGATAATATGATGATAGAAAGAAATCAGACCAAAGAAACTTCATATAGGACTTCATTTGTATGAAGTTCTGGAATAGTCCAGAAAATAATATAGGGGAACAGAATTTAAATCACTGTTTTCCTGATGTGAGGtaatggagggatggagggaactttctggagtgatgggAAACTTTTGAATCTT is a window encoding:
- the LOC118889654 gene encoding synaptojanin-2-binding protein isoform X1, giving the protein MELHSSDGRRRASSLMGPAWAQAHLAGDLWLPLLWLLLFPTCCSHDPPGWRFTSSEIVIPRKVSHRVRGAATQGQLSYKVRFSGQRHVLHMRVKKSLLPRHFPVITDNDQGAMQGDYPFIPRDCYYFSYLEGIPESMGTLDTCYGGLRGMLQVDDFTYEIKPLEASSKFEHLISFLVSHDISAEHEKCTIEGNDTNQAYEEAMIAEMPRAAPVYLWWPHRKYLKVHYTVSHTLYLMNTNHTRIVENIMILNNIVHTIYMHNLLEVHVRMLCIWNNRDAFDITQSKFSGIADAIAHFGYWKMYVFRQYSHDTSILFTGNKVHDTQYFAHQDGICNPNWRSSYVFLASYHIFFGATISAHVLCHILSCPHDSAGCHCF
- the LOC118889654 gene encoding synaptojanin-2-binding protein isoform X2, with product MAEEGKVSHRVRGAATQGQLSYKVRFSGQRHVLHMRVKKSLLPRHFPVITDNDQGAMQGDYPFIPRDCYYFSYLEGIPESMGTLDTCYGGLRGMLQVDDFTYEIKPLEASSKFEHLISFLVSHDISAEHEKCTIEGNDTNQAYEEAMIAEMPRAAPVYLWWPHRKYLKVHYTVSHTLYLMNTNHTRIVENIMILNNIVHTIYMHNLLEVHVRMLCIWNNRDAFDITQSKFSGIADAIAHFGYWKMYVFRQYSHDTSILFTGNKVHDTQYFAHQDGICNPNWRSSYVFLASYHIFFGATISAHVLCHILSCPHDSAGCHCF